In Juglans regia cultivar Chandler chromosome 5, Walnut 2.0, whole genome shotgun sequence, the following are encoded in one genomic region:
- the LOC108987772 gene encoding uncharacterized protein LOC108987772, whose amino-acid sequence MITSSQKMGVASSFMGKGMFQSKQASDFISGTLYDQFIKKDIKNFDDFHIAVLDIFNSLNSALPSKHYDVPSRKDIEEIFTKWTKLAKDQKKDEFIDFMMKYVNQNKPDGAMIIAGIVAPPGAMVAKRAGESVGQLNMIKAIPDVVFVPSATMLVLVAVKFYKRIFMGVSS is encoded by the exons ATGATTACATCTTCACAAAAAATGGGTGTAGCTTCGAGTTTTATGGGAAAAG GAATGTTCCAGTCAAAACAGGCGTCGGATTTTATATCTGGGACACTCTACGATCAGTTCATTAAGAAAGATATCAAGAACTTTGATGACTTCCATATTGCAGTTCTTGATATCTTCAA CTCTCTCAACTCAGCATTGCCTAGTAAGCACTATGATGTGCCATCACGCAAGGATATAGAG gaaatttttacaaaatggaCAAAATTAGCCAAAGATCAGAAGAAGGATGAGTTCATCGATTTTATGATGAAGTACGTCAATCAGAACAAACCAGACGGCGCAATGATTATCGCTGGAATAGTAGCACCTCCAGGAGCCATGGTAGCTAAGAGAGCCGGAGAGAGTGTGGGCCAGCTAAATATGATAAAGGCCATTCCTGACGTTGTCTTTGTTCCCTCGGCAACGATGTTGGTTCTCGTAGCTGTCAAGTTCTACAAAAGGATTTTCATGGGCGTATCATCCTGA